CGAGGCCGGAGTTGTGACGGGAATCGGAGACGATGCGGCGGTCGTGCAGGTGAATGAGGGCATGCAGCTCATTGTCACGTGCGACACGATGACGGAGGATGTGCATTTCAAGTCCGTGACGATGCGCGATTCGGATATTGGCTTCAAGGCGATGGCGTCAGCAGTTAGCGATATTGCGGCGATGGGCGGTACGCCTCGCTTCGCGCTTGTGGCGCTATGCTTGCCGAGGACGATAACGACAGAGCGGGTGCGCCGCATGTACGAAGGGCTGTACGAATGCGCCAATCGGTATAGCATTGCGGTCATCGGCGGGGACACGACGTCCTCGGCTGGCGGTATGACGATAACGGTAACAGTGATCGGCGAAGCGCCAAGCGGACAGGCGCTGCTGCGTTCGAGGGCGGAGGTGGGCGATGTCGTCTTCACGACCGGTTATGCAGGTGAATCGGCGGCTGGACTCGATCTGCTGCTGCGTCAAGGGCTGCCACTGGAGGAGTGCGTCGAGGAGGTTGATTATCCAGGACTGGTGCGTGCGCATTGTCGTCCACTGCCGCAGATCGAAGCGGGAATTGCTCTTCGGCAATCGGGGCTGTGCCATGCGCTGAACGATGTGAGCGATGGAATCGCGAGCGAGGTGTGGGAGATCGCGGAAGCCTCGAACGTCGGTATCGATCTGATTGAAGATCGTATTCCGATCTCGGAGGAGCTGAACGCCTATGCGCTTCAGCAAGGTCGCGACCCGCTCGACTTCGTGCTGTTCGGGGGCGAGGATTACCAGCTAGTCGGCACCGTTCCGGCCGCACAGGCTCCTGAGCTGCAGCTGCAGCTTCGACAGCGAGGCATTCCGACGGCTATCATTGGTTATGTCACAGCAGACAGCGGACAGGTGCGTCTCGTGCGGGGCTCGGGCGACGTGATGAGCTTGGAGAAGAAAGGGTATAATCATTTTAACGGTGGAGAGGACGGCAACTAATGGCTGCATACGTGTATTCAGCTGAAGGCGTGTCCGATACGGCGGCTTTGGCGGAACGCTTGGCCTCGTTGTTTAGGCCTGGCACTGTCATCGCGCTGGACGGCGACCTCGGCGCAGGCAAGACGACGTTCTCGCAGGCTGTGGCGAAGGCGATCGGCGTGCCAGGCATCGTTAACAGTCCGACATTTACGATCATTAAGGAGTATGAGGGGACGCAGTTCCCTTTTTATCATATGGATGTGTATCGGTTGTCGATGGAGGAGGCGGACGAGCTCGGGCTGGACGACTACTTCTATGGGGAAGGCGTCACACTGGTCGAGTGGGCTTCGCTGATCGAGGAGCTGCTGCCGCCAGAGCGTCTGTCCATCTATCTGGAGCATCTGGGCGGCGAGAGAAGAAGGCTGATATTGCGACCGAGTGGAGAGCCCTATGAAGCATGGTGCAGGGAACTGAAGGAAAGCGGGTTGTTGCAGGATGATAACGAGCAAGAGGACTAACGACGGTACGGAGAACGGCTGGCTGCTCGCCTTGGACACGTCCACCGTGACGCTGACGACCGCTTTGCTGCATGGAGAGCGACTCGTCGGGGAGCGTTCGACCGAAGCGGAGCGCAATCATTCCATCTACTTGCTCCCGATTATGCAGGAGCTGCTGGCCGATGCAGGCATTCGATCTGAAGAGCTGTCGGCGGTTGCTGTTGGCATCGGGCCAGGCTCGTACACAGGCGTACGCATTGCGGTAACGGTAGCCAAGACATTGGCGTGGACGCGTAAGCTCGATCTGGTAGCAGTATCCAGCCTTGAAGCGATGGCGCTCGGCGGTGCTGCGGAGCATGAGGAGAAGGACCGTGCGGTAGCGTTAGTCGAAGGGCAAGCTGACGCGGGGACTGGTGCGGTGGCATTAGGCGATGGACAAGTAGCGGCGAGGTCTAGTGAAGTCGCATTACGTGATGAGCAACAACGCGATACAATCGGAGCGGGAGCATTAGATGATGGACATTCAGCCACGAAGATAGCGAGTCAGCAGCAACGGGTGATCGAGGAGTTGACGGAGAGTGGCCGTGAAGCTGGGCGTACTACTTGGGTCGTTCCATTCATTGAAGCGAGACGGGGACAAGCGTTCACCGCCCTATACAAGTATTCGGGTGACGGGTGGAGCTGTGTTGTTGCTGACAGCATCCGTCTTGTGGCGTCATGGCTGGAGGAGCTTCGCAGCCTGGCGGAGACCGAGCGGCCTGACCTCATTCTGTTCACAGGCGAGCCTAGCCAGCACTTGGAGTCGATTGCCAGCTTCAAGCTCGCATGGGACGGACAGGTGGAGACGACTGAGCACAGCGTGAGCGCCCGATATGTGGCGGAGCTAGGTCGGCGCCAGTGGAAGCGGGGGGATACAGAGCATGCTCATGCGTTGGTTCCAAATTATTCGCAGCTGGCGGAAGCCGAAGCGAAGCTTCTTGCTAAGCGACCGTAAGGGAGGCCCGCATCGTATGAATAATCAAGCTTTGCAGCAGAGGCGAGAGGAATTGCATTTTCGCAAAATGGCCGAGACCGATGTTCCCGCAATCTGCGAAATCGAGAAGGAATCGTTTACGACACCGTGGACGGCAGCCGCTTTTCATAACGAGCTGAGCAACAATCAGTTTGCAACCTATATCGTGCTGGAGCTTAACGGCGAGATCGTCGGCTATGGCGGAATGTGGCTCATTATGGATGAGGCGCACGTGACTAACATAGCGATTCGTCAGAAGTATCGCGGATTGAAGCTCGGCGAGCTGCTGCTGACGGAGATGCAGCGAACAGCCAGCGCGAAGGGCGCCTTGCGCATGACCCTCGAGGTGAGGCCGTCCAATGATGTCGCGAGGCAGCTGTATGGCAAAAAAGGCTTCAAGTCCGTCGGTGTGCGGCGCGGCTATTATACGGATAATAATGAGGATGCGCTCATCATGTGGGCAGATTTGCCGAAGAAGGGCGATGTATGAATAGGGGCGAACGAAATTGAAGGATGATCGCGAGGCAGCAGCCTCAAGCTTAGCGGATAGCGGGGATAGACCCGCTTACATATTAGCGATTGAGACGAGCTGCGATGAGACATCGGCGGCGGTCGTTCGTGACGGGATTCATATCCTGTCGAATGTCGTGTCGAGTCAGGTGGAGATTCATCAGAAATTCGGCGGTGTCGTGCCTGAGGTCGCCTCCCGTCATCACGTGGAGACGATTACGCTCATCGTGGAGGAAGCGATGGAGAAGGCGGGCATCGAGATGAAGGATCTGTCGGCGATTGCGGTGACGCAAGGACCAGGTCTAGTCGGAGCTCTGCTAGTCGGCATGGTTGCTGCGAAGACGCTCGCGTTCTCGCACGGCCTTCCGCTCATCGCGGTGCATCATATTGCAGGGCACATCTATGCGAATCAGCTGGTACATGAACTGGAATATCCGCTCGTGTCGCTCGTCGTATCCGGCGGGCATACCGAGCTTGTCTATGTGGAGTCCGAGGGACGGTTTCACATTATTGGTCAAACCCGTGACGACGCCGTAGGCGAAGCGTACGACAAGGTCGCCCGGGCGCTGCGGCTGCCGTATCCCGGCGGCCCGCATGTCGATCGGCTCGCGCATGAGCCCGTGGAAGCGTTGACGCTTCCACGGGCCTGGCTGGAGCCGGATTCGTATGACTTCAGCTTCAGTGGGCTGAAGTCTGCCGTGCTCGCCGCGCTGAACTCGGCGAGCATGAAGGGACAGCCGCTCGAGCCGGCGGCCGTCGCCAAGGGGTTCCAGGACTCGGTCATCGACGTCCTGGTGAACAAGGCCTTGCGCGCCGTCGAGGCGTACGGCGCGAAGCAGCTACTGCTCGCGGGCGGAGTCGCCGCGAACAAGGGCTTGCGCGCCGAGCTCGGGGCGCGCTGTGCACAGGCTGGCGTGCCGCTGCTGGCTCCGCCGCTCAGCCTGTGCACCGATAATGCGGCGATGATTGCCGCCGCCGCATTCCTGAAGCTGCGGCGCGGCCAGTTCGCGCCGCTTGATGTCAAAGCCGAGCCGCTCCTTAAGCTGGAGGGCTGGTCGGTCAGCTAGGCGGGTGGAGAGCCGCTGTATTCGAGCGCATCGCCGCCTCGTTTACAGCGGCTTCTATTGTTTCATAGGGTAGCGGAAGACACCGAAGCTTGAAGGCTATAATCACTCTTTGTCACTCTGTGTAAAAATAATGTGAAGAAAAGCTTGCTTTTTTGTTTCGGGTTTGATATATTACTCCTTGTCGCTTCTGGGACAAGCCAGTTGAGACGAACACGAAGAAAAAGAAATTAAAAATAGCACTTGCAAAGCGAAAGCGATTGTGCTAATATGTAAAAGCTGCTTCGAGAAAAGCTGAGTAAGCTGATCGGGAATGCAGGAATTGCGTAGAGTGTGAAAGTAATTGCCCTTTGAAAACTGAACAATGAGTGAGTGCTTTATAATGAGATCTTACGATCTCAGCTAGCTTTGAATGAGCAAGTCGACTCGAAGTAAGTTGATCGGCCAACAATCTACTTTCAGTGGAGAGTTTGATCACCGATCAAACTCGGAATTATCCGGGAACTATAATGGAGAGTTTGATCCTGGCTCAGGACGAACGCTGGCGGCGTGCCTAATACATGCAAGTCGAGCGGACCCTTCGGGGTTAGCGGCGGACGGGTGAGTAACACGTAGGTAACCTGCCTGTAAGATCGGAATAACTACCGGAAACGGTAGCTAAGGCCGGATAGCTGGTTTTCCCGCATGGGAGGATCATGAAACACGGTGCAAGCTGTGGCTTACAGATGGACCTGCGGCGCATTAGCTAGTTGGTGGGGTAACGGCCTACCAAGGCGACGATGCGTAGCCGACCTGAGAGGGTGATCGGCCACACTGGGACTGAGACACGGCCCAGACTCCTACGGGAGGCAGCAGTAGGGAATCTTCCGCAATGGACGAAAGTCTGACGGAGCAACGCCGCGTGAGTGATGAAGGTTTTCGGATCGTAAAGCTCTGTTGCCAGGGAAGAACGGCTTGGGGAGTAACTGCCCTAGGCATGACGGTACCTGAGAAGAAAGCCCCGGCTAACTACGTGCCAGCAGCCGCGGTAATACGTAGGGGGCAAGCGTTGTCCGGAATTATTGGGCGTAAAGCGCGCGCAGGCGGTCTTTTAAGTTTGGTGTTTAAGCCCGAGGCTCAACCTCGGTTCGCACTGAAAACTGGGAGACTGGAGTGCAGGAGAGGAAAGTGGAATTCCACGTGTAGCGGTGAAATGCGTAGAGATGTGGAGGAACACCAGTGGCGAAGGCGGCTTTCTGGACTGTAACTGACGCTGAGGCGCGAAAGCGTGGGGAGCAAACAGGATTAGATACCCTGGTAGTCCACGCCGTAAACGATGAGTGCTAGGTGTTAGGGGTTTCGATACCCTTGGTGCCGAAGTAAACACAGTAAGCACTCCGCCTGGGGAGTACGCTCGCAAGAGTGAAACTCAAAGGAATTGACGGGGACCCGCACAAGCAGTGGAGTATGTGGTTTAATTCGAAGCAACGCGAAGAACCTTACCAGGTCTTGACATCCCTCTGAATCCCCTAGAGATAGGGGCGGCCTTCGGGACAGAGGAGACAGGTGGTGCATGGTTGTCGTCAGCTCGTGTCGTGAGATGTTGGGTTAAGTCCCGCAACGAGCGCAACCCTTGACTTTAGTTGCCAGCATTAAGTTGGGCACTCTAGAGTGACTGCCGGTGACAAACCGGAGGAAGGTGGGGATGACGTCAAATCATCATGCCCCTTATGACCTGGGCTACACACGTACTACAATGGCCGGTACAACGGGAAGCGAAGTCGCGAGATGGAGCGAATCTTTAGAAGCCGGTCTCAGTTCGGATTGCAGGCTGCAACTCGCCTGCATGAAGTCGGAATTGCTAGTAATCGCGGATCAGCATGCCGCGGTGAATACGTTCCCGGGTCTTGTACACACCGCCCGTCACACCACGAGAGTTTACAACACCCGAAGTCGGTAGGGTAACCGCAAGGAGCCAGCCGCCGAAGGTGGGGTAGATGATTGGGGTGAAGTCGTAACAAGGTAGCCGTATCGGAAGGTGCGGCTGGATCACCTCCTTTCTATGGAGTCCATGTCTAGTGTAGCTAGACGGACAAAAAAATCTTATGATTTATATAATCATAAGTAGCACTCACTCATGTTCAGTTTTGAAAGGCGCAAGCCTTTCTTTAATACTTGACAATTGCATTCACGTTTATTGTGAATGAACAGTTGCAAGGTTTCTGGTTGATAACTGCATTCGCCTGAAAATGCGAATGAACAGTTACAACGTTCTGCTTGACAACTGCATTTGCAAAGTAACGCAAATGAACAGTTGCAAAGTTGCTCCTTGAAAACTGGATAACGAAACGAAAGCAACAACGCTGAACATCCGCTAAGCTGCGCAAGCAGCAAAGCAGCGATGATGATCTTTTAGCTACAAGCGAGTCTTTCTATTTTTAAGCGACATTTGTGCGAAGCGCAACCGGAGCGACAAAATAGAAACGACGAGCAACATGGTTAAGCTATAAAGAGCACACGGAGGATGCCTAGGCACCAGGAGCCGATGAAGGACGTGGCGAACAACGATAACGCCTCGGGGAGCCGTAAGCAGGCTTTGATCCGGGGATGTCCGAATGGGGGAACCCGCGTGAGGTAATACTCACGTACCATGTAGTGAATACATAGCTACATAGGAGGCAGACGAGGGGAACTGAAACATCTAAGTACCCTCAGGAAAAGAAAACAAAAGTGATTCCGTCAGTAGCGGCGAGCGAAAGCGGATTAGCCCAAACCTAGCGATTATATCGCTAGGGGTTGTAGGACCTCGATGTGGCAAAAGCTTGTTAGGCGAAGCGGTCTGGAAAGGCCCGGCACAGTAGGTAAAACCCCTGTAGCCAAAAGCGAGCGTATGCCTAGAGGGATCCTGAGTACGGCGGGACACGTGAAACCCCGTCGGAATCCGGCAGGACCATCTGCCAAGGCTAAATACTCCCTGGTGACCGATAGTGAAGCAGTACCGTGAGGGAAAGGTGAAAAGAACCGCGGGAGCGGAGTGAAAAAGAACCTGAAACCGTGTGCTTACAAGAAGTCAGAGCCCGTCTTGATATTTCCTTCGGAAAATCAGGGGTGATGGCGTGCCTTTTGTAGAATGAACCGGCGAGTTACGTTTGCAAGCGAGGTTAAGGTGAGAATCCGGAGCCGCAGCGAAAGCGAGTCTGAATAGGGCGAATGAGTTTGTAGACGTAGACCCGAAACCGTGTGATCTACCCCTGTCCAGGGTGAAGGTGCGGTAACACGCACTGGAGGCCCGAACCCACGAATGTTGAAAAATTCGGGGATGAGGTGGGGGTAGGGGAGAAATTCCAATCGAACTCGGAGATAGCTGGTTCTCCCCGAAATAGCTTTAGGGCTAGCCTCGGGATGAGCGTAGCGGAGGTAAAGCACTGATTGGGTGCGGGGCCCGCCAAGGGTTACCAAGTCCAGTCAAACTCTGAATGCCGCATACGTATACCCGGGAGTCAGACAGTGAGTGCTAAGATCCATTGTCAAGAGGGAAACAGCCCAGATCATCAGCTAAGGTCCCCAAGTGTGTGTTAAGTGGGAAAGGATGTGGAGTTGCACAGACAACCAGGATGTTGGCTTAGAAGCAGCCACCATTTAAAGAGTGCGTAATAGCTCACTGGTCGAGTGACTCTGCGCCGAAAATGTAACGGGGCTAAACACACCACCGAAGCTATGGGTCCATTAAGGGCAGTAGGGGAGCGTTGTATGCGGGTAGAAGCTAGATCGTGAGGACTGGTGGACTGCATACAAGTGAGAATGCCGGTATGAGTAACGAAAAGATCAGTGAGAATCTGATCCGCCGTAAGCCTAAGGGTTCCTGAGGAAGGCTCGTCCGCTCAGGGTAAGTCGGGACCTAAGGCGAGGCCGAAAGGCGTAGTCGAAGGACAACAGGTTGAAATTCCTGTACCACCGTGAACCGTTATGAGCAATGGGGTGACGCAGAAGGATAGTGACGCGGACTGATGGATGTCCGTCCAAGCAGCAAGGCTGGTTAGTAGGCAAATCCGCTAACCGTAAGGCTGAGCTGTGACGGGGAGGGAAATAGTAGTACCGAAGGTCATGAGTTCAAGCTGCCAAGAAAAGCCTCTAGCCAGGGAGAAGGTGCCCGTACCGCAAACCGACACAGGTAGGCGAGCAGAGCATGCTAAGGCGCGCGGAAGAACTCTCGTTAAGGAACTCGGCAAAATGACCCCGTAACTTCGGGAGAAGGGGTGCCTCGGTAGGGTGAATAGCCCGAGGGGGCCGCAGTGAAAAGGCCCAAGCGACTGTTTAGCAAAAACACAGGTCTGTGCGAAGCCGCAAGGCGAAGTATACGGGCTGACGCCTGCCCGGTGCTGGAAGGTTAAGGGGAGCGGTTAGGAGCAATCCGAAGCTGTGAACCGAAGCCCCAGTAAACGGCGGCCGTAACTATAACGGTCCTAAGGTAGCGAAATTCCTTGTCAGGTAAATTCTGACCCGCACGAATGGCGTAACGACTTGGGCGCTGTCTCGACGAGAGATCCGGTGAAATTTTAATACCTGTGAAGATGCAGGTTACCCGCGACAAGACGGAAAGACCCCATGGAGCTTTACTGCAGCTTGATATTGGACTTTGGTACGATCTGTACAGGATAGGTGGGAGCCTGAGAAGCCGGAGCGCCAGCTTCGGTGGAGGCGCCGTTGGGATACCACCCTGATCGTATCGGAGTTCTAACCTGGTACCGTGAACCGGTATGGGGACAGTGTCAGGTGGGCAGTTTGACTGGGGCGGTCGCCTCCTAAAATGTAACGGAGGCGCCCTAAGGTTCCCTCAGAATGGTTGGAAATCATTCGCAGAGTGCAAAGGCATAAGGGAGCTTGACTGCGAGACAAACAGGTCGAGCAGGGACGAAAGTCGGGCTTAGTGATCCGGTGGTACCGTATGGAAGGGCCATCGCTCAACGGATAAAAGCTACCCTGGGGATAACAGGCTTATCTCCCCCAAGAGTCCACATCGACGGGGAGGTTTGGCACCTCGATGTCGGCTCATCGCATCCTGGGGCTGAAGTAGGTCCCAAGGGTTGGGCTGTTCGCCCATTAAAGCGGTACGCGAGCTGGGTTCAGAACGTCGTGAGACAGTTCGGTCCCTATCTGTCGCGGGCGTAGGAAATTTGAGAGGAGCTGTCCTTAGTACGAGAGGACCGGGATGGACGTACCGCTGGTGTACCAGTTGTTCCGCCAGGAGCACGGCTGGATAGCCAAGTACGGACGGGATAAGCGCTGAAAGCATCTAAGCGTGAAGCCCCCCTCAAGATGAGATTTCCCAGTATGTAAGACCCCTTGTAGACGACGAGGTTGATAGGTTCGGGGTGTAAGCGCGGTAACGTGTGTAGCTGACGAATACTAATCGGTCGAGGGCTTATCCTAAATAATTATGAGATGTACATCTCATAATGCTAATATAGAGCATCAGCGTGCTTGAGTTTCGTATCCAGTTTTCAAGGTGCAAGTCGCCTTGAGTTTTAAGCTGCATGTCCTTTTCAAGGTTGGATATTTTATTGTCGAATCTCGAAGAAGTGATGTCAGCATAAAAATCTAATGCTTTCGAAGTAGTTTTGCTTTGCAAAACTTTGAGGTTTGGTGATGATGGCGGAAGGGAACCACGCGTACCCATCCCGAACACGACCGTTAAGCCTTCCAGCGCCGATGGTACTTGGACCGCAGGGTCCCGGGAGAGTAGGACGTCGCCAAGCAAAGAGTCTCTTTTGGGGACACCGAAGAGGCTCTTTTATTTCTTCAAAACAGCGAACATAAGTTCCGTTATAGGCGCTTTGTCTAAACTAAAACCAATGTTTGCATAATGAAACTTAATGTGTTACAGTATGAATCCGGTCGCTTGAAAGAGCGTCTGAACAACTAAAGAATTTTATCTGCACTTTAGGTTTTAACCGAAGAATGGATAAAAAAGTAGTTGCAAAGAGGTTTCAAATGTGATACATTATGATTCCGGTCGCAAAAGCGACCAGAAATATTAACAAAAGTAATTGCCCTTTGAAAACTGAACAATGAGTGAGTGCTTTAAATGAGATCTTAGGATCTCAGCTAGCTTTGAATGAGCAAGTTGACTCGAAATAAACGTTAGCGAGGAACTTGATTGCAAAGTCGAGTTAGGAACTAACGAGACCTTGATGAGAGTTTGATCCCCGATCAAACTCGGAATTATCAAGGAACTATAATGGAGAGTTTGATCCTGGCTCAGGACGAACGCTGGCGGCGTGCCTAATACATGCAAGTCGAGCGGACCCTTCGGGGTTAGCGGCGGACGGGTGAGTAACACGTAGGTAACCTGCCTGTAAGATCGGAATAACTACCGGAAACGGTAGCTAAGGCCGGATAGCTGGTTTTCCCGCATGGGAGAATCATGAAACACGGTGCAAGCTGTGGCTTACAGATGGACCTGCGGCGCATTAGCTAGTTGGTGGGGTAACGGCCTACCAAGGCGACGATGCGTAGCCGACCTGAGAGGGTGATCGGCCACACTGGGACTGAGACACGGCCCAGACTCCTACGGGAGGCAGCAGTAGGGAATCTTCCGCAATGGACGAAAGTCTGACGGAGCAACGCCGCGTGAGTGATGAAGGTTTTCGGATCGTAAAGCTCTGTTGCCAGGGAAGAACGGCTTGGGGAGTAACTGCCCTGGGCATGACGGTACCTGAGAAGAAAGCCCCGGCTAACTACGTGCCAGCAGCCGCGGTAATACGTAGGGGGCAAGCGTTGTCCGGAATTATTGGGCGTAAAGCGCGCGCAGGCGGTCTTTTAAGTTTGGTGTTTAAGCCCGAGGCTCAACCTCGGTTCGCACTGAAAACTGGGAGACTGGAGTGCAGGAGAGGAAAGCGGAATTCCACGTGTAGCGGTGAAATGCGTAGAGATGTGGAGGAACACCAGTGGCGAAGGCGGCTTTCTGGACTGTAACTGACGCTGAGGCGCGAAAGCGTGGGGAGCAAACAGGATTAGATACCCTGGTAGTCCACGCCGTAAACGATGAGTGCTAGGTGTTAGGGGTTTCGATACCCTTGGTGCCGAAGTAAACACAGTAAGCACTCCGCCTGGGGAGTACGCTCGCAAGAGTGAAACTCAAAGGAATTGACGGGGACCCGCACAAGCAGTGGAGTATGTGGTTTAATTCGAAGCAACGCGAAGAACCTTACCAGGTCTTGACATCCCTCTGAAACCTCTAGAGATAGAGGCGGCCTTCGGGACAGAGGAGACAGGTGGTGCATGGTTGTCGTCAGCTCGTGTCGTGAGATGTTGGGTTAAGTCCCGCAACGAGCGCAACCCTTGACTTTAGTTGCCAGCATTAAGTTGGGCACTCTAGAGTGACTGCCGGTGACAAACCGGAGGAAGGTGGGGATGACGTCAAATCATCATGCCCCTTATGACCTGGGCTACACACGTACTACAATGGCCGGTACAACGGGAAGCGAAGTCGCGAGATGGAGCGAATCTTTAGAAGCCGGTCTCAGTTCGGATTGCAGGCTGCAACTCGCCTGCATGAAGTCGGAATTGCTAGTAATCGCGGATCAGCATGCCGCGGTGAATACGTTCCCGGGTCTTGTACACACCGCCCGTCACACCACGAGAGTTTACAACACCCGAAGTCGGTAGGGTAACCGCAAGGAGCCAGCCGCCGAAGGTGGGGTAGATGATTGGGGTGAAGTCGTAACAAGGTAGCCGTATCGGAAGGTGCGGCTGGATCACCTCCTTTCTATGGAGTCCATGTCTAGTGTAGCTAGACGGACAAAAAAATCTTATGATTTATATAATCATAAGTAGCACTCACTCATGTTCAGTTTTGAAAGGCGCAAGCCTTTCTTTAATACTTGACAACTGCATTCACGTTTATTGTGAATGAACAGTTGCAACGTTCTGCTTGACAACTGCATTTGCGAAGTAACGCAAATGAACAGTTGCAAGGTTGCTCCTTGAAAACTGGATAACGAAACGAAAGCAACAACGCTGAAACATCTGTTGTGAGCTGCATCGGCAGCGCAACAACGATGTGTTGATCTTTTAGCTACAAGCGAGTATTTCTATTTTCAAGCGACATTTGTGCGAAGCGCAACCGGAGCGAAAAAATAGAAACGACGAGCGAATGGTTAAGCTATAAAGAGCACACGGAGGATGCCTAGGCACCAGGAGCCGATGAAGGACGTGGCGAACAACGATAACGCCTCGGGGAGCCGTAAGCAGGCTTTGATCCGGGGATGTCCGAATGGGGGAACCCGCGTGAGGTAATACTCACGTACCATGTAGTGAATACATAGCTACATTGGAGGCAGACGAGGGGAACTGAAACATCTAAGTACCCTCAGGAAAAGAAAACAAAAGTGATTCCGTCAGTAGCGGCGAGCGAAAGCGGATTAGCCCAAACTTAGCGATTATATCGCTAGGGGTTGTAGGACCTCGATGTGGCAAAAGCTTGTTAGGCGAAGCGGTCTGGAAAGGCCCGGCACAGTAGGTAAAACCCCTGTAGCCAAA
Above is a genomic segment from Paenibacillus sp. YYML68 containing:
- the thiL gene encoding thiamine-phosphate kinase — its product is MARSIILTITDYGGGRMVSVDEFALIRLLTSGIQSDAMQREAGVVTGIGDDAAVVQVNEGMQLIVTCDTMTEDVHFKSVTMRDSDIGFKAMASAVSDIAAMGGTPRFALVALCLPRTITTERVRRMYEGLYECANRYSIAVIGGDTTSSAGGMTITVTVIGEAPSGQALLRSRAEVGDVVFTTGYAGESAAGLDLLLRQGLPLEECVEEVDYPGLVRAHCRPLPQIEAGIALRQSGLCHALNDVSDGIASEVWEIAEASNVGIDLIEDRIPISEELNAYALQQGRDPLDFVLFGGEDYQLVGTVPAAQAPELQLQLRQRGIPTAIIGYVTADSGQVRLVRGSGDVMSLEKKGYNHFNGGEDGN
- the tsaE gene encoding tRNA (adenosine(37)-N6)-threonylcarbamoyltransferase complex ATPase subunit type 1 TsaE, whose product is MAAYVYSAEGVSDTAALAERLASLFRPGTVIALDGDLGAGKTTFSQAVAKAIGVPGIVNSPTFTIIKEYEGTQFPFYHMDVYRLSMEEADELGLDDYFYGEGVTLVEWASLIEELLPPERLSIYLEHLGGERRRLILRPSGEPYEAWCRELKESGLLQDDNEQED
- the tsaB gene encoding tRNA (adenosine(37)-N6)-threonylcarbamoyltransferase complex dimerization subunit type 1 TsaB, which codes for MITSKRTNDGTENGWLLALDTSTVTLTTALLHGERLVGERSTEAERNHSIYLLPIMQELLADAGIRSEELSAVAVGIGPGSYTGVRIAVTVAKTLAWTRKLDLVAVSSLEAMALGGAAEHEEKDRAVALVEGQADAGTGAVALGDGQVAARSSEVALRDEQQRDTIGAGALDDGHSATKIASQQQRVIEELTESGREAGRTTWVVPFIEARRGQAFTALYKYSGDGWSCVVADSIRLVASWLEELRSLAETERPDLILFTGEPSQHLESIASFKLAWDGQVETTEHSVSARYVAELGRRQWKRGDTEHAHALVPNYSQLAEAEAKLLAKRP
- the rimI gene encoding ribosomal protein S18-alanine N-acetyltransferase; translated protein: MNNQALQQRREELHFRKMAETDVPAICEIEKESFTTPWTAAAFHNELSNNQFATYIVLELNGEIVGYGGMWLIMDEAHVTNIAIRQKYRGLKLGELLLTEMQRTASAKGALRMTLEVRPSNDVARQLYGKKGFKSVGVRRGYYTDNNEDALIMWADLPKKGDV
- the tsaD gene encoding tRNA (adenosine(37)-N6)-threonylcarbamoyltransferase complex transferase subunit TsaD, which gives rise to MKDDREAAASSLADSGDRPAYILAIETSCDETSAAVVRDGIHILSNVVSSQVEIHQKFGGVVPEVASRHHVETITLIVEEAMEKAGIEMKDLSAIAVTQGPGLVGALLVGMVAAKTLAFSHGLPLIAVHHIAGHIYANQLVHELEYPLVSLVVSGGHTELVYVESEGRFHIIGQTRDDAVGEAYDKVARALRLPYPGGPHVDRLAHEPVEALTLPRAWLEPDSYDFSFSGLKSAVLAALNSASMKGQPLEPAAVAKGFQDSVIDVLVNKALRAVEAYGAKQLLLAGGVAANKGLRAELGARCAQAGVPLLAPPLSLCTDNAAMIAAAAFLKLRRGQFAPLDVKAEPLLKLEGWSVS